The Polaribacter sp. KT25b genome contains the following window.
CGATGATTCAAGTTGCTCAAGAAAGTGGTATTAATATGATTGCTTGCCAAATGAGTATGGATATTATGGGAGTTGATAAAGAAGAGTTGTTAGAAGGTGTTCATATTGGCGGAGTTGCTAATTATCTTGAAGAAGCAGAACAATCAAATTTGAATTTATTTATTTAAAAATTTTTAATTTATATAGTAATAATTTCAGTTTTAAAAAAGGGTTTAGTAATGTGTTTACCAACATTACTAAACCCTTTTAGTATTTAGTCAATATTAATTTTAAGTTGTCTATATTTCTATTAATCTAAAAATTTATTGATGTTTTGAACCTTTGTTAGATCAGTAGCATAACTTTATATTATTATAATTCTAAAGATAGAGCAAATATTAAGTACTATTTGTTAAGAAATTTTTAGTAAGAAATATCAGTGTAGAAGATTTTTTTGGAAAGACATAAAAAAACCTGCCAATATTGTTTTATTAAAATATAGTAGTATTATTTTTATCTTCCCCCAAAGCTAAATAATTAATTCTTACTATTATTTAAAAAACATTTAATATTAACAGGTATGCATAGTTTTAAAAGTAATTGCAATTCATAGCTGCAACTTTTATAAAATCGAATTTAGATTAAAAATCAATATGAAATTATATTATTATTTACTTATTGTTGCATTTTTAAGTAAATCAGTAAGAGTTTTAAAGAATCAGTAAATTATATTTTAAAGAAATAAGCTATTTTATTATATTTGAATTAAAAAAGAGCTTGTTAGAATCATTTTTATTCTTGTTTACTGGTATAATCGGTTTTATTACACTTGCCTTAATGTTAAGGCATTATAAATCCAATCCCTTTTGTAATTTTTTTTTAGTTTTAATTTTTAGTATTGTTTCCATACGATATTTAATACATGGTAGTTATTATTTAGGTTTACAAACATTTTTACAGCCAGATAGTGGTTTATATTCATTATTATATTTAACTATTGTTCCTGCTTCTTATTTATATTATAATCATCTAACTCTACAAGAAAAAGGATATAAACTAAAAGATTTAAAACATATTATTTTTATTGTTTTTCTGTATTTTATTAATTCTATAGAAGCTTTAGATAATAGTTTTATATTTTATTTTGGACCTATTACTAATTTCTTTTTTATTGCAATATTTATACTGTTTTATTTATTATTGATTTTTAACTTATTAAGTAAGAAAATTTGGTTTAGAAAAAACCATGATTTAAACAAAGAGCATTTTAAATTAATTAAAAATTGGACTATAATTTTTTTTGTGATTAATGTACTTAATAGTTTAATGGTATTAATTTCTTTATATACAGAATTTCATAAAGGACTTGCCGTTTCTGGAAAATCAATGGCTATTTTTTCATTAATCTTTTGGTTATTTATTTTTTTTAAAATTTTAATTTCTCCAGAAATATTATATGGATTACCAATATTGAATAAAACTTTATTAAAGTTTTCAGACTTATTATCAGAAAAGAAAGAAATTATTTCGATAACTGGTAATAATTGGGTTTTAGAAACAAGCACTATAAAAAGTACTCAAGACCAGAAATTGCAAGAAAATATTAGTACAGATATAGAAAGTTATATTATAGAAGTTGATAAATTAAGTACAGAAAAATTAGTTTTTCGAAATCAAAAAACTTCTCAAAGTGATATTGCCGAAAAATTAGGCGTTCCAACAAGTCATATTGTGTATTTATTTAAATATCATTCTAAAATTTCTTTTTCAGAATACAGAATGAATAGTAGAATACAAGATGCTATTTCTCTTATTGAAAAAGGGTTTTTAAATACTGAGACTTTTGAATCTTTAGCTTATAAAACTGGTTTTTCATCGTATAATCCGTTTTTTATTGCTTTTAAAAAAATAACAACATTTTCTCCTCAAGATTATTTAAAGCATAAAAACACAACGTAATTATATATCTTTTTATTCATGATGATAAGGTTCATTCTTTAAAATTGTAAAACCTCTGTAGAGTTGTTCTACAATAAAAAGGCGAATCATTTGATGAGAAAAAGTCATTTTAGATAATGATATTTTTCCGGTAGATTTATTGTAAACAGCATCAGAAAAACCATAAGGACCCCCAATTACTAAAACCAATTGTTTAAGTCCAGAATTCATTTTTTTCTGTAAATATTTAGAAAACTCAATAGAAGTATAGTGTTTTCCTTTATCATCTAACAAAATTAATTCGTCGGTATTTTGTAGTTTAGATAAAATAAGTTCGCCTTCTTTTTCTTTTTGCTGAACTTCGCTTAAATTCTTAACATTTTTAATATCGGGTATTATTTCTAACTCAAACTTAATATAATGTTTTAAACGATTTTGATATTCTTCAATTAATTTTATTAATTGTTTGTTATCCGTTTTTCCTATTGCTAATAGTTTAATTTTCATTTTTCAAAATTACAAATTATGAATTAAAAAACATCTCGATACAAAATTCTTAAATAAAGAATTTCACTCGATAAAACATTTCGTGAGTAATAAAATGTTAGAGTAAAACTAAAATGTCACTTCATGTCATTCTTTTTTTTTTTTAGTAGAATTGTATAGAGAAGTTTTGGTGAAATTAGTGTCTGTTTTTATGACAAATTTATCAGTTTTAAAACATAAAAGCATCAGAAGTTATAGAAAGTTGAAAATCATTCTTATTTTTACATCAGAATTAAAAAATATGATATCAGAAGAACAATTTAACAACGAATTAGACCTTATTATAAAAAACGCAATTAGAGAAGATATTGGTGATGGCGATCACACTTCACTTTCTTGTATTCCTTCGGATGCAAAAGGAAAAGCAAAATTATTGGTAAAAGATGATGGAATTATAGCTGGAGTAGAATTTGCAAAACAAGTTTTTTCTTACGTAGATAAAGATTTACAAGTAGAAACATTTATAAATGATGGCCAAAAAGTTAAATATGGAGATATTGTTTTTCATGTTTCAGGTAAATCGCAATCTATTTTAATGGCAGAACGATTGGTTTTAAATGCAATGCAAAGAATGAGTGCAATTGCTACGAAAACTGCTTTTTTTGCTGATTTGTTAAAAGGAACAAAAACAAAAGTTTTAGATACCAGAA
Protein-coding sequences here:
- a CDS encoding AraC family transcriptional regulator yields the protein MLRHYKSNPFCNFFLVLIFSIVSIRYLIHGSYYLGLQTFLQPDSGLYSLLYLTIVPASYLYYNHLTLQEKGYKLKDLKHIIFIVFLYFINSIEALDNSFIFYFGPITNFFFIAIFILFYLLLIFNLLSKKIWFRKNHDLNKEHFKLIKNWTIIFFVINVLNSLMVLISLYTEFHKGLAVSGKSMAIFSLIFWLFIFFKILISPEILYGLPILNKTLLKFSDLLSEKKEIISITGNNWVLETSTIKSTQDQKLQENISTDIESYIIEVDKLSTEKLVFRNQKTSQSDIAEKLGVPTSHIVYLFKYHSKISFSEYRMNSRIQDAISLIEKGFLNTETFESLAYKTGFSSYNPFFIAFKKITTFSPQDYLKHKNTT
- the rlmH gene encoding 23S rRNA (pseudouridine(1915)-N(3))-methyltransferase RlmH; this encodes MKIKLLAIGKTDNKQLIKLIEEYQNRLKHYIKFELEIIPDIKNVKNLSEVQQKEKEGELILSKLQNTDELILLDDKGKHYTSIEFSKYLQKKMNSGLKQLVLVIGGPYGFSDAVYNKSTGKISLSKMTFSHQMIRLFIVEQLYRGFTILKNEPYHHE